The following DNA comes from Candidatus Kaelpia aquatica.
ATGGTATTCTGCACGCTTTATCTCTTTATAGTAAGAATGCTCTGGACCAACACCTGGATAGTCAAGTCCGGCTGATATTGAATGGGCACTCTCTATCTGTCCATTTTTATCTTGGAGAAGATAGCTCTTAGAGCCTTGAAAGACCCCTATCTTCCCTTTACAGAGAGTAGCTCCATGTCTATGCGTATTCAATCCGTCTCCGGCTGCTTCAACACCAATAAACTTCACCTTCTTATTTTTAAAAAAAGGATGGAACAATCCGATGGCATTACTCCCCCCTCCTACACAAGCTATAAGGTAGTCAGGCAATCTCTTCTGGGCTCTCTCTATCTGCACTCTAGTCTCTTCTCCTATTACTGTCTGAAAATCCCTTACAATCATCGGATAAGGGTGGGGGCCCATAACTGAACCTATAACATAGTGGGTATTCTCTATATTGGTAACCCAATCTCTCATAGCTTCGTTTATTGCATCTTTTAAAGTACGGCTACCAGAGACTACCTCTGTGACTCTAGCCCCCAAAAGCTTCATCTTAAAGACATTTAAACTCTGCCTCTCTATGTCTTCCTTCCCCATATAGACAACACAGGGTAAACGGAACAATGCTGCTGTTGTTGCTGTAGCTACACCATGCTGACCTGCTCCTGTCTCTGCTATTATACGTTTTTTGCCCATCATCTTTGCCAAAAGTACCTGAGCAATCGTATTGTTTATCTTATGAGCACCTGTATGCGCAAGGTCTTCTCTCTTAAGGTAGATCTTAAAG
Coding sequences within:
- the trpB gene encoding tryptophan synthase subunit beta, which codes for MLPDKRGYFLDFGGKFVPETLIAALDELEKSYRRIKKTKKFKSVLDLHLKDYAGRPTPLYFAQNLSKKLGFKIYLKREDLAHTGAHKINNTIAQVLLAKMMGKKRIIAETGAGQHGVATATTAALFRLPCVVYMGKEDIERQSLNVFKMKLLGARVTEVVSGSRTLKDAINEAMRDWVTNIENTHYVIGSVMGPHPYPMIVRDFQTVIGEETRVQIERAQKRLPDYLIACVGGGSNAIGLFHPFFKNKKVKFIGVEAAGDGLNTHRHGATLCKGKIGVFQGSKSYLLQDKNGQIESAHSISAGLDYPGVGPEHSYYKEIKRAEYHAVTDKAALLGFKSLSELEGIIPALESAHAIGYIIQNKARFRSRDIVIISLSGRGDKDIDIVKEYIT